Proteins found in one Pongo pygmaeus isolate AG05252 chromosome 8, NHGRI_mPonPyg2-v2.0_pri, whole genome shotgun sequence genomic segment:
- the ADD3 gene encoding gamma-adducin isoform X2 — protein MSSDASQGVITTPPPPSMPHKERYFDRINENDPEYIRERNMSPDLRQDFNMMEQRKRVTQILQSPAFREDLECLIQEQMKKGHNPTGLLALQQIADYIMANSFSGFSSPPLSLGMVTPINDLPGADTSSYVKGEKLTRCKLASLYRLVDLFGWAHLANTYISVRISKEQDHIIIIPRGLSFSEATASNLVKVNIIGEVVDQGSTNLKIDHTGFSPHAAIYSTRPDVKCVIHIHTLATAAVSSMKCGILPISQESLLLGDVAYYDYQGSLEEQEERIQLQKVLGPSCKVLVLRNHGVVALGETLEEAFHYIFNVQLACEIQVQALAGAGGVDNLHVLDFQKYKAFTYTVAASGGGGVTMGSHQKWKVGEIEFEGLMRTLDNLGYRTGYAYRHPLIREKPRHKSDVEIPATVTAFSFEDDTVPLSPLKYMAQRQQREKTRWLNSPNTYMKVNVPEESRNGETSPRTKITWMKAEDSSKVSGGTPIKIEDPNQFVPLNTNPNEVLEKRNKIREQNRYDLKTAGPQSQLLAGIVVDKPPPTMQFEDDDHGPPAPPNPFSHLTEGELEEYKKTIERKQQGLEENHELFSKSFISMEVPVMVVNGKDDMHDVEDELAKRVSRLTTSTTIENIEITIKSPEKIEEVLSPEGSPSKSPSKKKKKFRTPSFLKKNKKKEKVEA, from the exons GCCTTTCGGGAAGACTTGGAATGCCTTATTCAAGAACAGATGAAGAAAGGCCACAACCCAACTGGATTACTAGCATTACAGCAGATTGCAGATTACATCATGGCCAATTCTTTCTCGGGTTTTTCTTCACCTCCTCTCA GTCTTGGCATGGTCACACCTATCAATGACCTTCCTGGTGCAGATACATCCTCATATGTGAAGGGAGAAAAACTTACTCGCTGTAAACTTGCCAGCCTGTACAGACTTGTAGACTTGTTTGGATGGGCACACCTGGCAAATACCTATATCTCA gtaaGAATAAGTAAGGAGCAAGACCACATTATAATAATTCCCAGAGGCCTATCTTTTTCTGAAGCTACAGCCTCCAATTTG GTGAAAGTCAATATAATAGGAGAAGTGGTTGACCAGGGAAGTACCAATTTGAAAATTGACCATACAGGATTCAGTCCCCATGCCGCAATCTATTCAACACGTCCTGATGTTAAGTGTGTGATACACATCCATACCCTTGCAACAGCAGCT GTATCCTCCATGAAATGTGGGATCCTTCCAATTTCTCAAGAGTCTCTTCTTCTGGGAGATGTTGCCTATTATGACTACCAAGGGTCACTTGAAGAACAGGAGGAGAGAATTCAACTGCAGAAAGTTCTGGGGCCAAGTTGTAAG GTGCTGGTACTCAGGAATCATGGTGTGGTTGCACTTGGAGAAACATTAGAGGAggcttttcattatatttttaatgtgcagCTAGCCTGTGAGATTCAG gtgcaggccctAGCAGGCGCAGGTGGAGTAGACAATCTCCATGTACTGGACTTTCAGAAGTATAAAGCTTTCACTTACACTGTAGCAGCGTCTGGTGGAGGAGGTGTGACTATGGGTTCCCATCAAAAATGGAAGGTTGGCGAAATTGAGTTTGAAGGGCTTATGAGGACTCTGGACAACTTG GGGTATAGAACAGGCTATGCTTACAGGCATCCTCTCATTCGAGAGAAGCCTAGGCACAAGAGTGATGTGGAAATCCCAGCAACTGTGACTGCTTTTTCCTTTGAAGATGATACAGTGCCACTCTCTCCTCTCAAATACATGGCACAGAGGCAACAGCGTGAAAAAACAAGATGGCTGAACTCACCAAATACTTACATGAAAGTGAATGTGCCTGAGGAGTCTCGGAACGGAGAAACCAGTCCCCGAACCAAAATCACG TGGATGAAAGCGGAAGACTCATCTAAAGTTAGTGGCGGAACACCTATCAAAATTGAAGATCCAAATCAGTTTGTTCCTTTAAACACAAACCCGAACGAGGTactagaaaagagaaataag ATTCGGGAACAAAATCGATATGACTTGAAAACAGCAGGACCACAATCTCAGTTGCTTGCTGGAATTGTTGTGGATAAGCCACCTCCT acTATGCAATTTGAAGATGATGATCATGGCCCACCAGCTCCTCCTAACCCATTTAGTCATCTCACAGAAGGAGAACTTGAAGAGTATAAGAAGACAATCGAACGTAAACAACAAGGCCTAGAAG AAAACCATGAGCTGTTTTCCAAGAGCTTCATCTCCATGGAAGTGCCTGTCATGGTAGTAAATGGCAAGGATGATATGCATGATGTTGAAGATGAGCTTGCTAAGCGAGTGAGTAGGTTAACCACAAGTACAACCATAGAAAACATCGAGATTACTATTAAGTCTCCAGAGAAAATCGAAGAAGTACTGTCACCTGAAGGCTCCCCTTCAAAATCGCCatccaagaaaaagaagaaattccgCACTCcttcttttctgaaaaagaacaaaaaaaaggagaaagttgAGGCCTAA
- the ADD3 gene encoding gamma-adducin isoform X1, which produces MSSDASQGVITTPPPPSMPHKERYFDRINENDPEYIRERNMSPDLRQDFNMMEQRKRVTQILQSPAFREDLECLIQEQMKKGHNPTGLLALQQIADYIMANSFSGFSSPPLSLGMVTPINDLPGADTSSYVKGEKLTRCKLASLYRLVDLFGWAHLANTYISVRISKEQDHIIIIPRGLSFSEATASNLVKVNIIGEVVDQGSTNLKIDHTGFSPHAAIYSTRPDVKCVIHIHTLATAAVSSMKCGILPISQESLLLGDVAYYDYQGSLEEQEERIQLQKVLGPSCKVLVLRNHGVVALGETLEEAFHYIFNVQLACEIQVQALAGAGGVDNLHVLDFQKYKAFTYTVAASGGGGVTMGSHQKWKVGEIEFEGLMRTLDNLGYRTGYAYRHPLIREKPRHKSDVEIPATVTAFSFEDDTVPLSPLKYMAQRQQREKTRWLNSPNTYMKVNVPEESRNGETSPRTKITWMKAEDSSKVSGGTPIKIEDPNQFVPLNTNPNEVLEKRNKIREQNRYDLKTAGPQSQLLAGIVVDKPPPTMQFEDDDHGPPAPPNPFSHLTEGELEEYKKTIERKQQGLEDAEQELLSDDASSVSQIQSQTQSPQNVPEKLEENHELFSKSFISMEVPVMVVNGKDDMHDVEDELAKRVSRLTTSTTIENIEITIKSPEKIEEVLSPEGSPSKSPSKKKKKFRTPSFLKKNKKKEKVEA; this is translated from the exons GCCTTTCGGGAAGACTTGGAATGCCTTATTCAAGAACAGATGAAGAAAGGCCACAACCCAACTGGATTACTAGCATTACAGCAGATTGCAGATTACATCATGGCCAATTCTTTCTCGGGTTTTTCTTCACCTCCTCTCA GTCTTGGCATGGTCACACCTATCAATGACCTTCCTGGTGCAGATACATCCTCATATGTGAAGGGAGAAAAACTTACTCGCTGTAAACTTGCCAGCCTGTACAGACTTGTAGACTTGTTTGGATGGGCACACCTGGCAAATACCTATATCTCA gtaaGAATAAGTAAGGAGCAAGACCACATTATAATAATTCCCAGAGGCCTATCTTTTTCTGAAGCTACAGCCTCCAATTTG GTGAAAGTCAATATAATAGGAGAAGTGGTTGACCAGGGAAGTACCAATTTGAAAATTGACCATACAGGATTCAGTCCCCATGCCGCAATCTATTCAACACGTCCTGATGTTAAGTGTGTGATACACATCCATACCCTTGCAACAGCAGCT GTATCCTCCATGAAATGTGGGATCCTTCCAATTTCTCAAGAGTCTCTTCTTCTGGGAGATGTTGCCTATTATGACTACCAAGGGTCACTTGAAGAACAGGAGGAGAGAATTCAACTGCAGAAAGTTCTGGGGCCAAGTTGTAAG GTGCTGGTACTCAGGAATCATGGTGTGGTTGCACTTGGAGAAACATTAGAGGAggcttttcattatatttttaatgtgcagCTAGCCTGTGAGATTCAG gtgcaggccctAGCAGGCGCAGGTGGAGTAGACAATCTCCATGTACTGGACTTTCAGAAGTATAAAGCTTTCACTTACACTGTAGCAGCGTCTGGTGGAGGAGGTGTGACTATGGGTTCCCATCAAAAATGGAAGGTTGGCGAAATTGAGTTTGAAGGGCTTATGAGGACTCTGGACAACTTG GGGTATAGAACAGGCTATGCTTACAGGCATCCTCTCATTCGAGAGAAGCCTAGGCACAAGAGTGATGTGGAAATCCCAGCAACTGTGACTGCTTTTTCCTTTGAAGATGATACAGTGCCACTCTCTCCTCTCAAATACATGGCACAGAGGCAACAGCGTGAAAAAACAAGATGGCTGAACTCACCAAATACTTACATGAAAGTGAATGTGCCTGAGGAGTCTCGGAACGGAGAAACCAGTCCCCGAACCAAAATCACG TGGATGAAAGCGGAAGACTCATCTAAAGTTAGTGGCGGAACACCTATCAAAATTGAAGATCCAAATCAGTTTGTTCCTTTAAACACAAACCCGAACGAGGTactagaaaagagaaataag ATTCGGGAACAAAATCGATATGACTTGAAAACAGCAGGACCACAATCTCAGTTGCTTGCTGGAATTGTTGTGGATAAGCCACCTCCT acTATGCAATTTGAAGATGATGATCATGGCCCACCAGCTCCTCCTAACCCATTTAGTCATCTCACAGAAGGAGAACTTGAAGAGTATAAGAAGACAATCGAACGTAAACAACAAGGCCTAGAAG ATGCTGAGCAGGAATTACTCTCAGATGACGCTTCATCTGTTTCACAAATTCAGTCTCAAACTCAGTCACCGCAAAATGTCCCTGAAAAATTAGAAG AAAACCATGAGCTGTTTTCCAAGAGCTTCATCTCCATGGAAGTGCCTGTCATGGTAGTAAATGGCAAGGATGATATGCATGATGTTGAAGATGAGCTTGCTAAGCGAGTGAGTAGGTTAACCACAAGTACAACCATAGAAAACATCGAGATTACTATTAAGTCTCCAGAGAAAATCGAAGAAGTACTGTCACCTGAAGGCTCCCCTTCAAAATCGCCatccaagaaaaagaagaaattccgCACTCcttcttttctgaaaaagaacaaaaaaaaggagaaagttgAGGCCTAA